In Solanum pennellii chromosome 3, SPENNV200, a single window of DNA contains:
- the LOC107015340 gene encoding cold shock domain-containing protein 3: MAAEGTRLTGVVSRFSNQKGYGFIKPDDGTEDLFVHQSEIKSEGFRSLYEGQKVEFMVTGNGDKYQAVDVTGPDGAPLDGGRNGGGGGGGRGMGRGGDRRNGNGFLRSGGGGECYNCGRVGHMARDCDLVSGGGGGGGGGGGGACYTCGMTGHIARDCVGVGGGAGSGGGACYTCGMTGHIARDCDRSGGGGGGAGSGGCYNCGGLGHMARDCPSERRGGGSGAGGGSGACYNCGLPGHLARDCSRESGGGDRFGRSSGDRFGRSSGGGSKCYNCGETGHYARECTSPAVK, translated from the coding sequence ATGGCGGCCGAAGGTACTCGATTGACAGGGGTTGTGTCTCGGTTCAGTAACCAAAAAGGTTACGGTTTCATCAAACCTGATGATGGAACCGAAGATCTTTTCGTTCACCAATCTGAGATCAAATCAGAGGGGTTTCGTTCGTTGTATGAAGGTCAGAAAGTTGAGTTTATGGTGACTGGGAATGGGGATAAGTATCAGGCTGTTGACGTGACGGGTCCTGATGGAGCGCCTTTGGATGGAGGTCGTAACGGTGGTGGCGGCGGTGGTGGTAGGGGTATGGGTCGTGGTGGTGATCGGAGGAATGGGAATGGATTTTTGAGAAGTGGGGGTGGTGGTGAGTGTTATAACTGTGGCAGGGTGGGTCATATGGCTAGGGATTGTGATCTTGTCAGTGGTGGAGGAGGTGGCGGCGGTGGTGGTGGAGGAGGTGCGTGTTATACTTGTGGAATGACGGGGCATATAGCTAGGGATTGTGTTGGTGTTGGTGGTGGTGCTGGAAGTGGTGGAGGCGCCTGTTACACTTGTGGAATGACAGGGCATATAGCTAGGGATTGTGACCGTAGTGGTGGTGGCGGCGGCGGTGCTGGTAGTGGTGGTTGTTACAATTGTGGTGGACTTGGACACATGGCTCGAGATTGCCCTAGTGAGAGACGTGGCGGCGGTAGTGGTGCAGGTGGAGGTAGCGGGGCTTGTTATAACTGTGGATTGCCAGGGCACCTGGCAAGGGACTGTTCACGCGAGAGTGGCGGTGGTGACAGATTTGGGAGATCCAGTGGTGACAGGTTTGGGAGATCTAGTGGCGGCGGAAGCAAGTGCTACAACTGTGGAGAAACTGGCCATTATGCAAGAGAATGCACCAGCCCAGCTGTGAAGTGA
- the LOC107012469 gene encoding uncharacterized protein LOC107012469, whose product MADIVKQILAKPIQLADQVTKVADEANSFKQDCADIKSKTEKLAALLRQAARASNDLYQRPTKRIIEDTEQVLEKALSIVSKCRANGLVKRVFTIIPAAAFRKMTSLLENSIGDVSWLLRVSASANERGDEYLGLPPIAANEPILCLIWQQIAILYTGSSDEKSDAASSLVSLAQDNDRYGKLIIEEGGVGPLLKLLKEGKMEGQENAAKAIGLLGRDPESVEHMLHAGVCSVFAKILKEGPMKVQSGVAWAVAELVSHYPKCQDLFQQHNIVRLLVSHLAFETVQEHSKYAIVSKATSIHAVVLASNNNSNVNKANEDDGKIRVPHPLGNNKSNQMHNVITTTMSMKGLTKTPQENLVNGVNQTLNQLSKVNGNNNVMKQQHQNQNSVCSTGASNKGRENEDPATKAYMKAMAARALWKLAKGNSSICRSITESRALLCFAVLLDKGTDDVKYNSSMAIMEITAVAEQDADLRRSAFKPNTTACKAVVDQLLKIIEKGDSDLLIPCINAIGNLARTFRATETRIISPLVKLLDEREPGISKEAALALTKFACSDNYLHKDHSKAIINAGGTKHLIQLVYFGEQKVQSPALLLLCYIALHVPDSEALAQAEVLTVLEWASKHAYLSQHEKVERLLLEANSRLELYQSRGSRGFH is encoded by the exons ATGGCTGATATAGTGAAGCAGATCTTGGCTAAGCCAATTCAATTAGCAGACCAAGTAACAAAAGTAGCAGATGAAGCAAACTCATTCAAACAAGATTGTGCAGATATAAAATCCAAAACAGAGAAGCTAGCCGCGCTGCTACGTCAAGCAGCGCGAGCTAGTAACGATCTCTACCAACGCCCCACGAAACGAATCATCGAAGATACTGAACAAGTACTCGAAAAAGCCCTATCGATCGTCTCCAAATGTCGAGCTAATGGTCTTGTTAAACGTGTTTTCACTATCATCCCTGCTGCTGCATTTAGAAAAATGACTTCTCTGCTGGAAAATTCGATCGGTGATGTATCGTGGCTACTCCGTGTTTCTGCGTCTGCAAATGAACGGGGTGATGAGTATTTGGGGCTGCCGCCGATTGCTGCTAATGAACCTATATTGTGTTTAATTTGGCAACAGATTGCGATTTTGTATACCGGTTCGTCAGATGAGAAATCGGATGctgcttcttctttggtttcGTTAGCTCAGGATAATGATCGGTATGGCAAGTTGATCATTGAAGAAG GTGGAGTCGGACcgttgttgaaattgttgaaggaAGGGAAAATGGAAGGTCAGGAGAATGCTGCTAAGGCAATTGGACTTCTTGGACGCGACCCTGAAAGTGTCGAACACATGTTACATGCTGGTGTTTGCTCAGTGTTTGCGAAAATACTCAAAGAAGGTCCGATGAAAGTTCAGTCAGGAGTAGCATGGGCAGTTGCAGAGCTCGTTTCACATTACCCGAAATGCCAAGATCTTTTTCAGCAGCATAATATAGTCCGGTTACTAGTTAGTCATCTCGCGTTTGAGACAGTCCAAGAGCATAGCAAGTATGCTATTGTCAGCAAAGCCACTTCGATTCACGCTGTTGTTTTGGCTAGTAATAACAATAGTAATGTGAACAAGGCGAACGAGGATGATGGAAAGATTCGTGTACCACATCCATTAGGGAATAATAAGTCTAATCAGATGCACAATGTCATAACCACCACTATGTCGATGAAGGGTCTAACGAAAACCCCTCAGGAAAATCTTGTCAATGGCGTGAACCAGACGTTGAATCAGCTGAGCAAAGTTAACGGAAATAACAACGTGATGAAGCAGCAGCATCAGAATCAGAACAGTGTTTGTTCAACCGGGGCGAGTAATAAAGGAAGGGAAAATGAGGATCCTGCTACCAAGGCTTATATGAAGGCGATGGCTGCACGAGCATTATGGAAACTTGCCAAAGGAAATTCCTCCATTTGTCGTAGCATTACTGAATCACGAGCACTGCTTTGCTTCGCGGTACTCCTGGACAAAGGAACAGATGATGTTAAATACAATTCATCGATGGCCATAATGGAAATCACAGCAGTGGCAGAACAAGATGCTGATTTGAGACGGTCAGCGTTCAAGCCTAACACAACAGCCTGCAAAGCTGTTGTTGATCAATTACTGAAAATCATCGAAAAAGGAGATTCAGACTTGCTTATTCCATGTATCAATGCTATCGGAAACTTAGCTAGGACTTTTCGAGCAACTGAAACAAGGATCATTAGTCCATTAGTCAAGCTACTTGACGAGCGTGAACCAGGAATCTCCAAAGAAGCAGCATTAGCCCTTACAAAATTCGCTTGTTCTGATAACTACCTTCACAAGGATCATTCCAAAGCCATCATAAACGCGGGAGGGACAAAACATTTGATTCAACTTGTTTACTTTGGTGAACAAAAAGTTCAGAGTCCTGCATTGCTTCTACTTTGCTACATTGCGTTGCACGTTCCTGATAGCGAAGCACTTGCTCAAGCCGAGGTACTGACAGTGCTCGAGTGGGCCTCAAAGCACGCGTACTTGAGCCAACACGAAAAGGTAGAGAGACTGTTGCTCGAAGCAAATAGCAGGCTTGAACTATATCAATCTAGAGGATCAAGGGGATTCCATTAA
- the LOC107012610 gene encoding nuclear intron maturase 3, mitochondrial, whose translation MLRRTPLYFTSKITLFSLPKLHLSTLSPSSSPFYQNPTKILSQSDIKNLVFSQYHHGKFHNLLQNVVALPSFLLTACQNLKPNDKNTLTLDFVSTHFFSLQELSYHLSTNQFDVKVCGFTIPPSSVKGKPLVLPNLKLKVVIEAIRMVLESIYNDRFVTFCYGGRVNMGRHTAIRYLKNSVENPSWWFTVCLNTAKFENKHVDRLCRVMEEKISDEALIGLIEVLFESEIVSIQLGGCCLGRGLPQECGLSSILINIYFNSFDKEIQELRLKTSRENPRVDANDFAEGYQGNAFYKPLKIYAVRYLDEILVITSGTKMMTLDLKSRLVQILERDMEFGIDKVKTVIHSATSEKIEFLGMELQAVKPSVLHPPMSQKAIRARKKYLRQKEVRALELRNAKESNRKKLGMKIFSHVFKKMKRANGFKTDFQIESEVNQIFDSWAEEVMQDFLESVDDRWEWHRMLSAGDFLSLKRIRDQLPRELVDAYDNFQEQVDRYINPIKAKRMLEEQVKIAEEEEERKYSDQTVADLTKLCIKVEAPLEIVKKAVKLIGFTNHMGRPRPISLLMVLEDADIIKWYAGIGRRWLDFFCCCHNFRKLKIIVSYHLRFSCILTLAEKHDSSKKEAIRHYTKDLKVSNVDGVEKMYFPTEREVKMMGDNVLIDPNPVDGSLGMTLIRLASDEPSYCCAAHFCDRRDTIVYRIRLLLDPWVPGMGAIHENLNKRCIPLCSDHISELYLGRLTLQDTDFASLLHVD comes from the coding sequence ATGCTCAGAAGAACTCCACTGTACTTTACTTCCAAGATTACACTTTTCTCACTTCCAAAACTCCACCTTTCAACCCTTTCTCCTTCATCTTCACCCTTTTACCAAAACCCCACAAAAATCCTTTCTCAATCAGATATCAAAAACCTCGTTTTCTCCCAGTATCACCATGGCAAGTTTCACAATCTCCTCCAAAACGTCGTCGCTTTACCCTCTTTCCTTCTCACAGCTTGCCAAAATCTCAAACCAAATGACAAGAATACCCTCACTCTTGATTTTGTCTCAACTCATTTTTTCTCACTTCAAGAGCTCTCTTATCACCTCTCTACGAATCAATTTGATGTCAAAGTTTGTGGCTTTACTATCCCTCCATCTTCAGTTAAAGGTAAACCACTTGTGCTTCCTAATTTGAAGCTTAAAGTAGTTATTGAAGCTATAAGAATGGTTCTTGAATCTATATATAATGATAGATTTGTGACATTTTGTTATGGTGGACGTGTTAATATGGGAAGACATACCGCTATTCGTTACCTTAAGAACTCTGTTGAGAACCCAAGTTGGTGGTTTACTGTTTGTTTGAATACtgcaaaatttgaaaataagcaTGTTGATAGGTTGTGTAGGGTTATGGAAGAGAAAATTAGTGATGAGGCATTGATTGGTTTAATAGAAGTGCTGTTTGAGTCTGAAATAGTGAGTATTCAATTGGGTGGTTGTTGTTTAGGTAGAGGGCTTCCTCAAGAATGTGGGTTGAGTTCAATTTTGATTAACATTTACTTTAATAGTTTCGATAAGGAGATTCAAGAACTAAGGCTTAAAACGAGTCGGGAGAATCCGAGAGTTGATGCTAATGACTTTGCTGAGGGATATCAGGGGAATGCTTTCTATAAGCCGTTGAAGATATATGCAGTTAGGTATTTGGATGAGATATTGGTTATCACGTCGGGGACAAAGATGATGACTTTGGATTTGAAGAGTAGGCTTGTGCAGATTCTTGAGAGAGATATGGAATTCGGTATTGATAAGGTTAAGACTGTTATTCATAGCGCTACTTCTGAGAAGATAGAATTTTTGGGGATGGAGCTTCAGGCGGTTAAGCCGTCTGTCTTGCACCCACCAATGTCACAAAAGGCGATCAGGGCGAGGAAGAAGTACCTCCGGCAGAAAGAAGTTAGAGCTTTGGAGTTAAGAAATGCTAAAGAGAGTAATAGAAAGAAATTGGGAATGAAGATATTCAGTCATGTATTTAAGAAAATGAAGCGGGCCAATGGTTTCAAAACTGATTTCCAGATTGAGAGTGAAGTCAACCAAATCTTTGATTCTTGGGCTGAAGAGGTAATGCAAGACTTTTTGGAATCTGTCGATGATCGTTGGGAATGGCATCGGATGCTTTCAGCTGGTGACTTCCTTTCTTTGAAAAGGATCAGAGATCAACTGCCCCGTGAACTTGTAGATGCTTATGACAACTTTCAAGAGCAAGTTGACAGGTACATAAATCCCATCAAAGCAAAAAGGATGTTAGAGGAACAAGTAAAGATAGCAGAGGAAGAAGAGGAGCGGAAATACTCTGATCAAACTGTGGCAGATCTGACAAAGTTATGCATAAAAGTTGAGGCGCCCTTAGAAATTGTTAAGAAGGCAGTCAAACTGATTGGATTTACAAATCATATGGGCCGTCCTAGGCCGATTAGTTTACTTATGGTTCTTGAAGATGCTGATATCATCAAGTGGTATGCTGGTATTGGAAGAAGGTGGCTTGATTTCTTTTGCTGCTGCCACAACTTCAGAAAGTTGAAGATTATAGTATCTTATCATTTAAGATTCTCGTGCATCTTGACTTTAGCAGAGAAGCATGACTCCTCAAAGAAGGAAGCAATCAGACATTACACCAAGGATCTGAAAGTTTCTAATGTTGATGGGgttgaaaaaatgtattttccCACAGAAAGGGAAGTCAAAATGATGGGAGATAACGTTCTCATTGATCCAAATCCCGTGGATGGTTCTCTAGGGATGACATTGATTAGATTAGCTTCTGATGAGCCCTCTTACTGTTGTGCTGCTCATTTTTGTGACAGAAGAGATACTATTGTCTACCGAATTAGGTTACTTTTGGATCCGTGGGTTCCAGGAATGGGTGCTATACATGAGAATTTGAATAAGAGATGCATCCCTTTATGCTCTGACCATATTAGTGAATTGTACTTAGGTAGACTAACTTTGCAAGACACTGATTTTGCTTCTCTTTTGCATGTGGATTAG